One window from the genome of Nomascus leucogenys isolate Asia chromosome 12, Asia_NLE_v1, whole genome shotgun sequence encodes:
- the LOC100603143 gene encoding olfactory receptor 10T2-like: MKRQNQSMITEFILIGFSNLGDLQILLFFIFLLVYLTTLMANTTIMMVIRLDRALHTPMYFFLFVLSCSETCYTLVIVPKMLTNLLSTIPTISFSGCVVQLYLFVGLACTNCFLIAVMSYDRYVAICNPLNYTLIVSRATCMQLVLASSFCGFLISVIVNILVFSVPFCASNRINHFFCDISPVIKLGCTDTNLKQMVIFFLSILVLLAPLVLIFISYVFIVSTILKISSVEGQCKAFATCASHLTVVIVHYGCASFIYLRPTSLYSSDKDRLVAVTYTVITPLLNPLVYTLRNKEVKMALRKVLSRCSYSKTV; the protein is encoded by the coding sequence ATGAAAAGACAGAACCAGAGCATGATCACCGAGTTCATCCTTATAGGCTTCTCAAACCTGGGGGATCTGCAGATCCTTCTCTTCTTTATCTTCCTATTAGTCTACCTGACTACTCTGATGGCCAACACCACCATCATGATGGTCATTCGCCTGGACAGGGCTTTGCACACTCCtatgtatttcttcctctttgtccTTTCATGCTCTGAAACCTGCTACACCTTGGTCATTGTACCCAAAATGCTTACCAACCTGCTATCCACAATTCCAACTATTTCTTTCTCTGGGTGTGTGGTCCAGCTCTATTTATTTGTGGGCTTGGCTTGTACCAATTGTTTTCTCATTGCTGTGATGAGCTATGATCGCTATGTTGCCATCTGCAACCCTCTTAACTACACACTCATTGTCAGCCGAGCCACCTGCATGCAGCTGGTTCTAGCCTCCAGCTTTTGTGGCTTCCTGATCTCTGTGATTGTCAATATCCTGGTGTTCAGTGTGCCCTTCTGTGCCTCCAATCGGATCAACCACTTTTTCTGTGACATTTCCCCTGTCATAAAACTGGGCTGCACAGACACCAACCTGAAGCAGATGGTCATCTTTTTCCTCAGCATTCTGGTATTGCTGGCTCCCCTTGTGTTGATATTCATCTCCTACGTCTTCATAGTTTCCACCATCCTCAAGATCTCCTCGGTGGAAGGACAGTGCAAAGCCTTCGCCACCTGTGCTTCCCACCTCACAGTGGTCATCGTCCACTATGGCTGTGCTTCCTTTATCTACTTGAGGCCCACATCCCTGTACTCTTCAGATAAAGACCGGCTTGTGGCAGTGACTTATACTGTGATTACCCCACTACTCAACCCCCTTGTCTATACACtgagaaataaagaagtaaagaTGGCTCTGAGAAAGGTTCTGAGTAGATGCTCATATTCCAAAACTGTATGA